One window from the genome of Thermaerobacter marianensis DSM 12885 encodes:
- a CDS encoding heavy-metal-associated domain-containing protein produces MATRVYQVKGMSCDHCKSAVKKAISGIAGVKDVEVDLATGRVTVTYEGDLDDTRVREAVEDAGYEVA; encoded by the coding sequence ATGGCGACGCGGGTCTACCAGGTCAAGGGCATGTCCTGCGACCACTGCAAGTCGGCGGTCAAGAAGGCGATCTCCGGGATTGCGGGCGTGAAGGATGTGGAGGTCGACCTGGCCACCGGCCGCGTGACGGTGACCTACGAGGGCGACCTGGACGACACCCGGGTTCGGGAGGCCGTCGAGGACGCCGGCTACGAGGTGGCGTAA
- a CDS encoding zinc ribbon domain-containing protein has product MDVAASIQERFKCSKCGNDQARVKELAMTGTGLSKLFDIQHNHYLFVSCLHCGYTEVYDPRILGGKRGTLSTILDVLFGG; this is encoded by the coding sequence GTGGACGTGGCGGCGTCGATCCAGGAGCGGTTCAAGTGCAGCAAGTGCGGCAACGACCAGGCACGGGTCAAGGAATTGGCCATGACCGGTACGGGGCTCAGCAAGCTCTTCGACATCCAGCACAACCACTACCTTTTTGTCTCGTGCCTCCACTGCGGCTACACCGAGGTGTACGACCCCCGCATCCTGGGCGGCAAGCGCGGCACCCTTTCGACGATCCTGGACGTCCTGTTCGGCGGGTGA
- a CDS encoding TlpA family protein disulfide reductase, with amino-acid sequence MSKRDGGIHQAEAAAAAASPAASRTGEPGSEAFPVPPDVRRRRRRIALAVALVLAAAFLVGVRSMGRILASAPSPGKPAPDFTLPQLDGPPVRLSDLRGRVVVLNFWASWCIPCREETPALKAFYQQYGDRVAFYAINVAEPVDTVRAFLAEFGATYPVLLDRDKTVYRQYRVTGYPETFWIDEQGIVRIHWRGPMTLEDMERFYRETAAASRSSNPPPAG; translated from the coding sequence ATGAGCAAGCGCGATGGCGGAATCCACCAGGCCGAAGCGGCGGCCGCAGCGGCATCCCCGGCCGCGTCGAGGACGGGCGAACCCGGTTCGGAGGCCTTCCCGGTGCCGCCCGACGTCCGGCGGCGCCGGCGGCGCATCGCCCTGGCCGTGGCCCTGGTGCTGGCCGCCGCCTTCCTGGTGGGGGTCCGGTCCATGGGGCGCATCCTGGCCTCGGCTCCGTCACCGGGCAAGCCTGCGCCCGACTTCACCCTGCCCCAACTGGACGGCCCGCCGGTGCGGCTCTCCGACCTGCGCGGCCGGGTTGTGGTTCTCAACTTCTGGGCTTCCTGGTGCATTCCGTGCCGCGAAGAGACGCCGGCCCTCAAGGCCTTCTACCAGCAGTACGGCGACCGGGTGGCCTTCTACGCCATCAACGTCGCCGAACCCGTGGACACCGTGCGCGCCTTCCTGGCGGAGTTCGGCGCCACCTACCCCGTGCTGCTGGACCGGGACAAGACCGTTTACCGCCAGTATCGGGTCACGGGGTACCCGGAGACCTTCTGGATCGACGAGCAAGGGATCGTGCGGATTCACTGGCGCGGCCCCATGACCCTGGAAGACATGGAGCGCTTCTACCGGGAGACGGCCGCGGCGAGCCGTTCGAGCAACCCGCCGCCGGCCGGGTGA